Proteins encoded within one genomic window of Heptranchias perlo isolate sHepPer1 chromosome 35, sHepPer1.hap1, whole genome shotgun sequence:
- the LOC137302081 gene encoding zona pellucida sperm-binding protein 3-like: MTNHMPLKLYIDSCAAALSPDKDSTPRYNIIDYHGCLLDSKAEDSFSTFVLPRGERELDKLQFDLDAFRFFGDDRSLIFITCHLKVAAVDRRDSMNKACTFQNIWTPLEESTNDVCACCHLGKCSATREFLVDSRGRRDLVFGPGSDAELKWEGEASLGPLVILDPDVTDLATEPLNEVEQRMQERSPGGVASEVVLILALTVTAVSLISASLIALFLHRKHKQTQFN; encoded by the exons atgaccaaccacatgcccttgaagctctacattgacagctgtgcagctgcattgagcccagacaaggattccaccccaagatacaacatcattgactaccatgg ttgcctcctggacagcaaagctgaggactccttttcgacctttgtgttgccaagaggtgaacgtgagctggacaaactccagtttgacctggatgcgttccgcttctttggagatgaccgttccttg attttcatcacctgtcacctgaaagttgctgcagtggatcggagagattccatgaacaaagcttgtactttccagaatat ctggaccccattggaagaatcGACCAATGACGTTTGTGCCTGTTGTCATCTTGGCAAGTGCAGTGCCACGAGGGAATTCCTCgttgattccagaggaaggagggatcttgtatttggacctg ggagtgatgctgaattgaagtgggagggtgaggcctcacttggacccctggtcattctggatcctgatgtgacagacctggcaactgagccccttaatgaggttgagcaaaggatgcaggagaggtctccgggtg gtgtggcgtctgaggtggtcctgatTTTGGCCCTGACAGTGACTgctgtctctctgatctctgcttctttgaTTGCCTTGTTCCTGCacaggaaacacaagcaaacccagttcaactag